One genomic window of Oncorhynchus clarkii lewisi isolate Uvic-CL-2024 chromosome 5, UVic_Ocla_1.0, whole genome shotgun sequence includes the following:
- the LOC139409903 gene encoding proteinase-activated receptor 2-like: MSFKRHWLNLVFLLACAELCLSQKNEQFNAGVEDRGFTGEEIAAGVQVSLEACMVLDSHLTTVFFPIVYIVVFAVGLPTNAMAIWVFLFRTKKKHPAAIYMANLALSDLLFVIWTPLKIAYHFNGNDWIYGERLCKVLVGFFYGNMYCSILFITCISVQRYWAIVYPLSQDCRNNHVAISVSVAIWVGVWLLTTPLYLYDQTVKVTNLNIITCHDVTRPSQNSMAAGFFLTMGTLGFVVPTVLCVVVNVLMLKSLRNSMTDASITKNRRKAVVLIITVLIIFLVCFTPSNIMMLVTYSLLLAQVVHNDYGFYITTLCLASLNSCVDPFIYYFISEEFREQVKNTLRCRSQRA, translated from the exons ATGAGTTTCAAGCGGCATTGGTTGAATCTTGTGTTTTTATTGGCCTGCGCCGAACTATGTCTGTCTCAGAAAAATG AGCAGTTTAATGCTGGCGTTGAAGACCGAGGCTTCACGGGGGAGGAGATTGCGGCGGGGGTGCAGGTCTCCCTGGAGGCCTGCATGGTTCTGGACAGTCATCTGACCACTGTGTTCTTCCCCATTGTCTACATAGTGGTGTTTGCTGTGGGGCTGCCCACCAACGCCATGGCCATCTGGGTCTTCCTGTTCAGGACCAAGAAGAAGCACCCTGCCGCCATCTACATGGCCAACCTGGCTCTGTCTGACCTGCTCTTTGTCATCTGGACGCCTCTGAAGATCGCCTACCACTTCAACGGTAACGACTGGATCTATGGAGAGAGGCTGTGTAAAGTCCTGGTGGGCTTCTTCTATGGGAACATGTACTGCTCCATCCTCTTCATCACCTGTATCAGTGTCCAGCGCTACTGGGCCATTGTTTACCCCCTCTCCCAGGATTGTAGGAACAACCATGTAGCTATCAGTGTCTCGGTCGCAATCTGGGTGGGGGTCTGGCTGCTgaccacccctctctacctctacgaCCAGACAGTCAAGGTGACCAACCTCAACATCATCACCTGCCACGACGTCACCCGGCCCAGCCAGAATAGCATGGCTGCTGGCTTCTTCCTGACCATGGGAACCCTGGGATTTGTAGTTCCCACCGTGTTGTGCGTGGTGGTTAACGTTCTGATGCTCAAGTCCCTGAGGAACTCAATGACGGACGCCAGCATCACCAAGAACCGGCGCAAGGCTGTGGTGCTTATCATTACTGTGCTGATAATTTTCCTGGTCTGTTTCACCCCCAGTAACATCATGATGCTGGTGACCTACTCTCTCCTGCTGGCTCAAGTAGTACACAATGACTACGGCTTCTACATCACCACCCTGTGTCTGGCCAGCCTCAACAGCTGTGTGGATCCATTCATCTACTACTTCATCTCAGAGGAGTTCAGGGAGCAAGTAAAGAACACGCTGAGGTGCCGGAGCCAGAGGGCATGA